A genomic stretch from Trueperaceae bacterium includes:
- a CDS encoding MFS transporter yields the protein MLTLRIFVVFAFAHVTSNFVRQANAVIAGDLRRDLAMDPSDLGWMTSLFLLAFAAAQVPLGVALDRYGARRVVPTLMAVAVLGAVAFALGRDVATLTAARALMGLGTAGILMGGLKALSGGLSPRRFASVSGALVAVGSSGGLLAATPLALAADAFGWRATFLGAAVALAVAAVLVAVGGRAAPVPTSAHAEGPDGGFKALFTSPTFLRASFLGLATTGVAFAYQGLWAGPYLTDAVGLARVPTGNVLLAFAVGASAGYLVLGALAERVGVGRVAGLAGAVFTATQLALAFAPAAGGGRLAALFVLLGVAGAASGLLYALVRSHFPPSLTGRAVTGVNLFVFAGGFAVQGLLGVWLDAGLGGHASLFLLTAGLGAVATLVFLPEARGTA from the coding sequence ATGCTCACGCTGCGGATCTTCGTCGTGTTCGCCTTCGCGCACGTCACGTCGAACTTCGTGCGGCAAGCGAACGCGGTGATCGCCGGGGACCTCCGCCGCGACCTGGCGATGGACCCCTCCGACCTGGGGTGGATGACCAGCCTGTTCCTCCTGGCGTTCGCCGCCGCGCAGGTCCCGCTCGGGGTGGCGTTGGACCGCTACGGCGCGCGCCGCGTCGTCCCGACCCTGATGGCGGTCGCCGTGCTCGGGGCGGTCGCGTTCGCCCTCGGACGCGACGTCGCGACGTTGACCGCGGCCCGCGCCCTCATGGGTCTCGGGACCGCCGGGATCCTCATGGGTGGCCTGAAGGCGTTGTCGGGCGGCCTGTCGCCCCGCCGCTTCGCGTCGGTGTCCGGCGCGCTGGTGGCGGTCGGCTCGTCGGGCGGCCTCCTGGCCGCGACGCCGTTGGCGCTCGCGGCGGACGCGTTCGGGTGGCGCGCGACGTTCCTCGGGGCCGCCGTCGCACTGGCGGTCGCCGCCGTCCTCGTCGCGGTGGGGGGCCGCGCCGCCCCGGTGCCGACCTCGGCCCACGCGGAGGGGCCCGACGGCGGCTTCAAGGCGCTGTTCACCTCCCCCACCTTCCTCCGCGCGTCGTTCCTGGGCCTCGCGACGACCGGCGTGGCGTTCGCCTACCAGGGCCTGTGGGCGGGGCCGTACCTGACGGATGCGGTCGGGCTGGCGCGCGTCCCGACCGGCAACGTCCTGCTGGCGTTCGCCGTCGGGGCGTCGGCGGGCTACCTCGTGCTCGGGGCGCTCGCGGAACGCGTCGGCGTGGGCCGCGTCGCGGGCCTCGCCGGCGCGGTCTTCACCGCCACGCAGCTCGCGTTGGCGTTCGCGCCGGCGGCGGGGGGCGGCCGGCTGGCCGCCCTCTTCGTGCTCCTGGGCGTGGCGGGCGCGGCGTCGGGCCTGCTGTACGCCCTGGTGCGGAGCCACTTCCCCCCGTCGCTGACCGGGCGGGCGGTGACGGGCGTGAACCTGTTCGTGTTCGCCGGCGGCTTCGCCGTACAGGGCCTGCTCGGCGTGTGGCTGGACGCCGGCCTCGGCGGCCACGCGTCGCTGTTCCTCCTCACCGCCGGGCTCGGCGCCGTCGCGACGCTCGTCTTCCTGCCCGAGGCGCGGGGGACGGCCTGA
- a CDS encoding flavin reductase family protein: protein MDAKTFRDALGRFATGVTITAMHTPDGPRGITVNAFTSLSLEPPLVGVSIDRGAGAHAALDAVERYGVSVLAADQRAISDRFAGRDVDPPLAWEDAAGAPVLTGALVQLGCRIVDRVVTGDHTLFVGEVEAAAVQDGAPLLYQRGRYGVDAD, encoded by the coding sequence ATGGACGCGAAGACCTTCCGCGACGCGCTGGGCCGCTTCGCGACCGGAGTGACGATCACGGCGATGCATACGCCCGACGGGCCTCGCGGCATCACCGTCAACGCCTTCACCTCGCTGTCGCTCGAGCCGCCCCTCGTGGGCGTGTCGATCGATCGCGGCGCCGGCGCGCACGCCGCCCTCGACGCGGTCGAGCGCTACGGCGTGTCGGTCCTCGCCGCCGACCAGCGCGCGATCTCCGACCGCTTCGCCGGTCGCGACGTCGACCCGCCCCTCGCGTGGGAGGACGCCGCCGGCGCGCCGGTGCTCACCGGCGCCCTCGTCCAGCTCGGCTGCCGCATCGTCGATCGCGTCGTCACCGGCGACCACACGTTGTTCGTCGGCGAGGTCGAGGCGGCCGCCGTCCAGGACGGCGCGCCGCTCCTCTACCAGCGGGGACGCTACGGGGTGGACGCCGACTGA
- a CDS encoding deoxyribonuclease IV, producing MGRLGAHVSVSGGADQAVARATDLGCDAFQIFVKSPNRWSNKPRPAAEAEAFRTAREASGLPVVAHAGYLINLASPDASTREKSRASLLDELRRCDALGVPGLVLHPGAPKDDGREVGIDRVAQGLDAVYADLGASDVRVLLENTAGQGSTLGVDVAELEAIRGRLDAPERTGVCLDTCHAFAAGIDLRDEDAYERLVGEVADGPGLAAVGAWHLNDSAFPLGQHRDRHANVGDGEIGVEAFARLLHDPRFADVPMTLETPLGDDGQGHARDLATLRSLSTPAAD from the coding sequence ATGGGTCGACTCGGAGCGCACGTATCCGTCTCCGGCGGCGCGGACCAGGCGGTGGCGCGCGCCACCGACCTCGGTTGCGACGCCTTCCAGATCTTCGTCAAGAGCCCCAACCGGTGGTCGAACAAGCCGCGTCCCGCCGCCGAAGCGGAGGCGTTCCGGACCGCGCGGGAGGCGAGCGGCCTGCCGGTCGTCGCGCACGCGGGCTACCTGATCAACCTCGCGAGCCCCGACGCGTCGACCCGCGAGAAATCCCGCGCGTCGCTGCTCGACGAACTGCGGCGCTGCGACGCGCTCGGGGTTCCGGGCTTGGTGTTGCACCCCGGCGCCCCGAAGGACGACGGGCGGGAGGTCGGCATCGACCGGGTCGCCCAGGGCCTCGACGCGGTGTACGCCGACCTCGGGGCGTCGGACGTCCGCGTCCTGCTCGAGAACACCGCGGGGCAGGGCAGCACCCTCGGCGTGGACGTCGCCGAACTCGAAGCGATCCGCGGGCGCCTCGACGCGCCGGAGCGGACCGGCGTGTGCCTCGACACCTGCCACGCCTTCGCCGCCGGCATCGACCTGCGCGACGAGGACGCCTACGAGCGCCTCGTCGGCGAGGTCGCCGACGGGCCGGGCCTGGCGGCGGTGGGGGCGTGGCACCTCAACGATTCGGCGTTCCCGCTCGGCCAGCACCGCGACCGGCACGCGAACGTCGGCGACGGCGAGATCGGCGTGGAGGCGTTCGCGCGGCTCCTCCACGACCCGCGCTTCGCGGACGTGCCGATGACCCTCGAGACCCCCCTCGGGGACGACGGCCAGGGTCACGCCCGCGATCTGGCGACGTTGCGGTCGCTGAGCACGCCCGCCGCCGACTGA
- a CDS encoding mechanosensitive ion channel: protein MFDAPLATSWVGGAATLAVAALIAVAGWFAAGAAASAVRRTAHGPVADLAARAVRWAVLAVVLVAVLGRLGVQTASLVALLGAAGLTIGLALQSTLSNVAAGAMLLALRPFRVGDAVEVAGVGGVVEEVGAFKTRLRTWDGVVVYPPNDAVWSGAIRNLSQATRRRLDLEVGVAYEGDVDVALRVAREVLEADDAVLEDPAPEVHVTELAASAVTVRLRAWTAPDDLYPVSLRLPRAVKLAFDAADVAIPYPQREVRLVRVADPEG, encoded by the coding sequence ATGTTCGACGCCCCCCTCGCCACGTCCTGGGTGGGTGGGGCGGCGACCCTCGCCGTCGCCGCCCTCATCGCCGTCGCCGGCTGGTTCGCCGCCGGCGCCGCGGCGAGCGCCGTGCGGCGCACCGCGCACGGACCCGTCGCCGACCTCGCCGCCCGCGCCGTGCGTTGGGCCGTCCTCGCCGTCGTCCTGGTCGCCGTCCTCGGGCGGCTCGGGGTGCAGACCGCGAGCCTGGTCGCGCTGCTCGGCGCGGCGGGCCTCACGATCGGTCTGGCCCTGCAGAGCACCCTCTCGAACGTCGCGGCCGGCGCGATGCTCCTCGCCCTCCGGCCGTTCCGGGTCGGGGACGCCGTCGAGGTCGCCGGCGTGGGCGGCGTCGTCGAGGAGGTCGGTGCCTTCAAGACCCGCCTGCGGACGTGGGACGGCGTCGTGGTCTACCCCCCCAACGACGCGGTGTGGAGCGGCGCCATCCGGAACCTGTCGCAGGCGACCCGCCGGCGTCTCGACCTGGAGGTGGGCGTCGCCTACGAGGGCGACGTCGACGTGGCGTTGCGCGTCGCGCGCGAGGTCCTGGAGGCCGACGACGCCGTGTTGGAGGATCCGGCCCCCGAGGTGCACGTCACCGAGCTCGCGGCCAGCGCCGTGACGGTGCGGCTGCGCGCCTGGACGGCGCCCGACGACCTGTACCCGGTGTCGTTGCGGCTCCCGCGGGCCGTGAAGCTGGCGTTCGACGCCGCCGACGTCGCCATCCCCTATCCCCAACGCGAGGTACGGCTGGTGCGCGTCGCCGACCCCGAGGGGTGA
- the nucS gene encoding endonuclease NucS: MIAATLFEPDTETLLGFFRRETAEGGRWLQVAGEMEVVYHGRAASSADAGDYLLLLKPDRSLQIHAARGIKPLNWQPVVDGLEVFADDGRAILVAERATPHELVRVAFLDVAYAVATVPRDEGGLVLRGSEAQMQRALAANPDVIEEGLELVEMEVPTDVGGIDLYARDVEGRLVVVELKRGRATHEAVQQLQRYVARLRETLAREVRGILASPEVTAPARTRLEELGLEYRPVTALPDVADPGPRQGALFGDDGAPDAAR, translated from the coding sequence GTGATCGCCGCGACGTTGTTCGAGCCCGATACCGAGACCCTGCTCGGGTTCTTCCGGCGGGAGACCGCCGAGGGAGGCCGCTGGCTGCAGGTGGCGGGCGAGATGGAGGTCGTCTACCACGGCCGGGCCGCCAGCAGCGCCGACGCCGGCGATTACCTGCTCCTGCTCAAACCCGACCGCAGCCTGCAGATCCACGCCGCGCGCGGCATCAAGCCCCTCAATTGGCAACCGGTGGTCGACGGTCTCGAGGTGTTCGCCGACGACGGCCGAGCCATCCTCGTCGCCGAACGCGCGACGCCGCACGAACTCGTGCGCGTCGCCTTCCTCGACGTCGCCTACGCCGTCGCGACGGTGCCTCGCGACGAGGGCGGCTTGGTGCTGCGGGGCAGCGAAGCGCAGATGCAGCGGGCGCTGGCGGCCAACCCCGACGTCATCGAGGAGGGACTGGAACTCGTCGAGATGGAGGTGCCGACCGACGTCGGCGGCATCGACCTGTACGCCCGCGACGTCGAGGGCCGCCTGGTGGTGGTCGAACTCAAGCGGGGACGCGCGACGCACGAAGCGGTCCAGCAGTTGCAGCGCTACGTCGCGCGGTTGCGCGAGACGCTCGCGCGGGAGGTGCGCGGCATCCTCGCGTCGCCGGAGGTGACGGCGCCCGCCCGCACCCGGCTCGAGGAGCTCGGCCTCGAGTACCGGCCGGTGACCGCGTTGCCGGACGTCGCGGACCCGGGCCCTCGGCAGGGGGCGCTGTTCGGCGACGACGGGGCGCCCGACGCCGCCCGGTAG
- a CDS encoding single-stranded DNA-binding protein, with protein MALGLNSLLLIGTLVREPDLRYTPKGDAVLRLDLGGDEHARDEDGAPRTRPWYQRATVFGAQAERVADHLRVGTPVWLEGHLEQARWTDDDGRTRSRLDVIGTRIERLDVGGRDPEDPVAFDARDQPRLRDAVNHVRVLGNLARDADLTRPSDGPERVALVVAVQDRAPRGGDAPVHYVDVRAWRDVALAAGDLAKGDAAFVEGRLVNDAWTDASGEKRYATRVEAVRIETVQRLPRSAMPDVAVPPDATAGETPASA; from the coding sequence ATGGCCCTCGGCCTCAACTCGCTGCTCCTCATCGGCACGCTCGTGCGCGAGCCCGACCTTCGCTACACCCCGAAGGGCGACGCCGTGCTGCGCCTCGACCTCGGGGGCGACGAGCACGCCCGCGACGAGGACGGCGCACCTCGGACGCGGCCCTGGTACCAACGCGCGACGGTGTTCGGCGCCCAAGCGGAACGCGTCGCGGACCACCTGCGCGTCGGCACACCGGTCTGGCTCGAGGGGCACCTCGAGCAGGCCCGGTGGACGGACGACGACGGTCGGACCCGCAGCCGCCTCGACGTGATCGGGACGCGCATCGAGCGCCTGGACGTCGGGGGGCGCGACCCGGAGGATCCCGTGGCGTTCGATGCGCGCGACCAGCCGCGCCTGCGCGACGCGGTGAACCACGTGCGGGTGCTCGGCAACCTGGCGCGCGACGCCGACCTCACCCGCCCGAGCGACGGTCCCGAACGCGTCGCGTTGGTCGTGGCGGTGCAGGACCGCGCGCCGCGCGGGGGCGATGCGCCGGTGCACTACGTCGACGTCCGCGCCTGGCGCGATGTCGCGCTCGCCGCCGGCGACCTCGCCAAGGGCGACGCGGCGTTCGTCGAGGGACGCCTCGTGAACGACGCGTGGACCGACGCGAGCGGCGAGAAGCGCTACGCGACCCGCGTGGAGGCGGTCCGCATCGAGACCGTGCAGC